CTCGTTGACGAGGCCCAGGCCCTGGGCGTGAAGTCACTGGAATTTATAAGGATGTTGTCGAACCTGGAAACGCCGAAAGAGAAGCTTCTCCAGGTTGTCCTGTCGGGCCAGCCCGAACTGAAAGAAAAGCTCAACCTCCCTCAACTGAGGCAATTCAAACAGCGCATCGCCTTAGCGTTCTATCTGAAACCGCTTTCCCTCGAGGAAATCCCCCTTTATATCGCCCACCGGATACGCGTAGCCGGCGGCCACCTGGGGCTGACGATCTTCACCGACGAGGCGGTGAAGCTGATCGCCGATTACAGCCGGGGCATTCCCCGTATCATTAACTCTCTCTGTGAGAATGCCCTTCTGACAGGTTGCGCCTTGAACCGCCCTCAGATCGATGCGGCGATCATCCAGGAAGCTGCCGACGACCTTATGCTTTCGCACAGGGAGGATGAAGGAAGCCGCCAGCAAGAAAACGACAAAAAGAAGAACGAGATCTTGCAGACCGGCATCCCGGAACAAACCTCCGAAGAACCGGCGGCTCTGACGCCGCCGAGGCCTTTGCCGGCTTTTGCATGGCGATGGGCGATGGGACTGGCGGTCTTTCTCCTGATCCTGATGTTCGCCCCTGCGGCCACATTGATCGACCGATATCAGCACATGAATGCAGAAGTCAATCAGGCCCTGGTGCACCCCAAGGATCCGACAACCACTCTCAGAAGCCTGCACACCGAAAATCAGCCTCGACCCCTGTCCGTCGCAACACACCGGTCCCATTTGGGAAGCGACCCTGAATTTGACGGGCGACCCACCCTTACATCCGTGCAAAAGGCGTCCTACGGTGAAGCACTATTCTCGCCTTATGATGTTCCTCCCGATGAGACGCCCCGAGAAGAAGAAGCATCCCGACTGAAGCCATTTGCAAGCGAGTTCACGGACGTGACACCGACAAACGCAGCGCAGGAAGAGCCGGCAGAAGAATCGACCTCTCCCTTTGAAGAGGCGCGGCCAATCGAAATGCCGACGAGACCGGTACAGAGCCAGCAAATGATCGCAGCCTATCTGAACGCGTTGAAGACGTCCCAGGACAGCCCGCATCAGGAAATCGACCGAAAGAATCCGCTCGATGCTCCTCCTGCCGAAGGTTTTTATAAAAGGCGCATTTATCCGGGCGACACGATCACATCCTTGGCGAGGGACAACTATGGCCATGTGAACAGCCATGTGCTGGCCGTCATCAAGGCGGCCAATCCAGATCTCGAAGACCTCGATGTGATCGTAAAAGATACTTACATCAACCTTCCGAACATGATATCCGGCCCCGCATTGATTAAAGACAGCAGCGAACAATACTTTGTCATTGTATTTTCATGCGGGTCGCGCACCAGAATAGATACATGGGAAAAACACATCAAAGCTAAAATAAAAACAGATCTATATATTAGAGAAATTGACATTACATCCGAACGGAAAATTTATCAGATCGAATCAATGAGATATGAATCTATTAGTGAAGCACAATCATTTATTCATATTCTTTCACAAATCCCCTTGTTTGCAAAGTTAAAGGAGGAATATAATGAGCCAAATATATGAACTCTTGAATAAAAACAAAGGGGATACGACTCACCAATCAAATGAGTTGAAAGATTCAGAAGCCCATGAAAAGCAGCGCGAAAGCTATTTGCAAATTCCTGCGCTCGAAATTGATTCACACGAAAATACACGCCAGGAGTTTGAGTGCCTTTACAAGAACCTTACTCTTCTGGGAATGAAAGAAATTCGATCGATTCTCATATGCGGTTTATCTTGTGACAATAATCTTTTGCTTTCGATGAGCCTCGCATCAACGATCGCACGAAGCGAACCTTTGAAAATTCTTGTTGTCGATTCAAACGTGGATTCGCCGGGCCTCTATAAATATGAAGTGGGCAGACGACGGCCCGGCTTTTCTGATTTTCTCCGAGAATATCAGCCCGTAGACCAATATGTCATGCCGTCGAGCAACCCACGCCTGTTTGGCATGAAACTGGGTCTGATGGAAAACGGAGACCGTGAACGTCTGAACCCCTTGCGTGTGGAGTCGGCTATAAAAACGCTTCAATCGTACTACGACATGATTATTCTCGATGGCCCGCCGGTGATTTCAGAGAACTGCCTGCCGCTGGCCAAGAGTGTGGATGGAGTCATTCTGGTTCTACGAATGGGAATTTTAGCCGATTTGGTGAAAAAGGCACGCAGCACATTGGACCAGATACAAACGCGGGTCTTAGGCGCCATTCTTTCTTG
Above is a window of Desulfatiglans anilini DSM 4660 DNA encoding:
- a CDS encoding ExeA family protein, with the protein product MYNAFYGFSRKPFSISPDPDFLYSNSTYRELVAVLRYGILEQKGIICLIGEVGTGKTMVINHLTGILEKRVQLAKISFPGLGFHGILDAMTTEFGIAGGAKTISERLASLTDFLVSANDKGHIVALLVDEAQALGVKSLEFIRMLSNLETPKEKLLQVVLSGQPELKEKLNLPQLRQFKQRIALAFYLKPLSLEEIPLYIAHRIRVAGGHLGLTIFTDEAVKLIADYSRGIPRIINSLCENALLTGCALNRPQIDAAIIQEAADDLMLSHREDEGSRQQENDKKKNEILQTGIPEQTSEEPAALTPPRPLPAFAWRWAMGLAVFLLILMFAPAATLIDRYQHMNAEVNQALVHPKDPTTTLRSLHTENQPRPLSVATHRSHLGSDPEFDGRPTLTSVQKASYGEALFSPYDVPPDETPREEEASRLKPFASEFTDVTPTNAAQEEPAEESTSPFEEARPIEMPTRPVQSQQMIAAYLNALKTSQDSPHQEIDRKNPLDAPPAEGFYKRRIYPGDTITSLARDNYGHVNSHVLAVIKAANPDLEDLDVIVKDTYINLPNMISGPALIKDSSEQYFVIVFSCGSRTRIDTWEKHIKAKIKTDLYIREIDITSERKIYQIESMRYESISEAQSFIHILSQIPLFAKLKEEYNEPNI
- a CDS encoding tyrosine-protein kinase family protein, whose amino-acid sequence is MSQIYELLNKNKGDTTHQSNELKDSEAHEKQRESYLQIPALEIDSHENTRQEFECLYKNLTLLGMKEIRSILICGLSCDNNLLLSMSLASTIARSEPLKILVVDSNVDSPGLYKYEVGRRRPGFSDFLREYQPVDQYVMPSSNPRLFGMKLGLMENGDRERLNPLRVESAIKTLQSYYDMIILDGPPVISENCLPLAKSVDGVILVLRMGILADLVKKARSTLDQIQTRVLGAILS